The following proteins are co-located in the Castor canadensis chromosome 5, mCasCan1.hap1v2, whole genome shotgun sequence genome:
- the LOC141423265 gene encoding uncharacterized protein, whose translation MENFFKDKKIIRLRVCKRGRDARTHTHTTQNYPPWARTRQKSQASNKMRREESRAENVLEKKLDLRVQINKRMVREYAELFGERQQGPNSHTVPGPGAKSHRKLYSSASKGRCAPPPRGARNGRPLGWAGPRISTLPKVRLDGVRLAAAGSAQQSRCGSLHPRSRRTPGTLVRSPHCSRWLRQGSAKIRRRGARIVGSEDLRYLIFFAAADVQVRSRVLRGQMAAFAARFSGPSESGDQLCRLTSLPSGRKISGPDLGADTLPVSKKLPVQ comes from the exons atggagaatttttttaaagataagaaaataattaggCTTCGAGTGTGCAAAAGGGGGAGGGacgcgcgcacgcacacacacacaacacagaattACCCACCCTGGGCAAGGACCAGGCAAAAGTCTCAGGCAAGCaacaaaatgaggagagaggaGAGTAGAGCGGAAAATGTCTTAGAAAAAAAGCTAGATTTGCGCgtgcaaataaataaaaggatggtGCGAGAATATGCAGAACTCTTCGGCGAACGTCAACAGGGCCCTAACTCACACACTGTCCCCGGGCCAGGGGCCAAAAGCCACCGAAAACTCTATAGCAGTGCGTCTAAGGGCCGGTGTGCCCCACCCCCAAGGGGTGCTAGAAACGGACGGCCCCTTGGCTGGGCTGGTCCCAGAATCAGCACCTTGCCCAAAGTGCGGTTAGATGGGGTACGGCTGGCCGCCGCGGGCTCCGCGCAACAGTCCCGCTGTGGCTCACTGCATCCTCGCTCGCGCCGGACGCCGGGGACTCTCGTTCGGTCGCCTCACTGTTCCCGCTGGCTCCGCCAGGGCAGCGCCAAGATCCGAAGGCGGGGTGCGCGCATTGTGGGCTCCGAAGACCTCCGCTACCTCATTTTTTTCGCTGCGGCGGATGTCCAAGTCCGCTCCCGGGTTCTCCGAGGTCAGATGGCCGCCTTTGCAGCGCGCTTCTCCGGTCCTAGTGAGAGCGGTGACCAGCTCTGTCGCCTCACATCATTGCCGTCCGGGAGGAAGATCTCGG GTCCTGATCTAGGAGCAGACACACTTCCTGTCTCCAAGAAGCTCCCAGTCCAATGA